The Tachysurus fulvidraco isolate hzauxx_2018 chromosome 4, HZAU_PFXX_2.0, whole genome shotgun sequence DNA window CCCTCAGCAGAAGTACATTGCACAGGTTCTGCAGGAGCAGGGCCCAGACGAGTCAGGCTCTGGGAGTGGTGAGGAATACGCCCAGAGTTCCTCGCAGGATGATGACCTCATTGTGCCAGGCTCTGTTGTCAATGAGGCGGATTTCCAGTCAGGAGAGGACAGTCTCATCGACAACGAGGTGCACCAGTGAGGCTCACCGCATTCAGTAAATAGAGCTAAATAGACTATAATTAGATCAAAAGCAAACACACTACTGAGATCGGATAAAGCTGTGCTCCAGGACCCTTATGCTGTCCGGACCAAGAGGTCACACCTAGATATGTTCCTTCCTTTGGGCTTGGAGGGCAGCTAGCAAACACTAACAAGGCTTGACCATTACCTTTCTTACTTGATGTGGAAAAAGCCACTTGTGCTACTACACACTAACATTAAATCTAATCAAGTTCACTAAGGCACTCCTGCTGCTTCATGACGGCTTGTTCACATCATGTACGACTGGCTCTCAATCACCAACGTCACCTTCGGATAGAGGAATCTGTAATCATCTCAAACCTATTCCTTCAGCATTATTGATGGTTTTTGGTTTTGCTTTTGGAGAAATCCTTCTGATCATTGTATTTATGCATTATGCACCTATTTTGTGTTACAAGTCTGATGTTTTTAATCAGTAGGTTCACAGGTTCAGAAAAGTAAACTGTTCTCTATATGTGAGTATTTACCTGGACACACTCCAACTTACTATGTTTGCAAatacagggatttttttttttctccatttaaaaaaaaaagcatgtcagTTTTGCAGTGATGAGccaaaatgttaatgttatgaATGTTCTTTGCTTCAGCTATAACTGGAAAAAACCCATTAAGCAAGCACCAAGTACTTTGCTTTCCTGCAGTGTTTTAAAGCTGACCTAAACACGAGCTGCCTTGGCTCTCCTTCATTTCCTGTCTCATCGAATTGTTTTAGCACTACATGGATCCATGCTGAAGCAAAGCTGTCTGTACAGCAAAACATTGGGCTTAATAACTGCAAAGTTATTTGTTATTGTCAGGGTTAGGCTGCAGCGGTGCTCTTATTTATAAGGGGACTACTTTATTAAACGGACTATGGGGTTATAACACTGATTTAGATGCCTTTACTACCTGATTGTAATGTGATCTTGTTAACTCTTGATTTTGTTGGATGTTCTCAAAGACAGACTTTTGTACAGTCGTCACGTCCTTGCACGTTCTAGCATGAgagtaaaatttttttttctttttttttttaaaaagtcctCTCTATCCTGCCATCAATTCTAAACAATGTAGCAATTAATGTAGTCAATCTCTGTCTGGTCTGGAGATACATCTGTCTTTGTGGATTTCGATGTGTCTAATTTGCTTTATAGAAGGAGCGACTAAAGGATCGTTGTGGGACGTAAAAAGCAATAAAAGAGAAAGGGAGCATAtcactgtaaatacacatgCCATCTCAACAGGCCCTGGTTGGTACTGAAAAATGACTGCAGAATAATAGTCcatgtatttttaattgtttacatGTCTGATGTTTGGCCTGCGATGTTCGGCCATGAAACCACGGTGAGTTTGTTTCTGAGCCTATGACTGCACATTTAAGAGGAGAAATGAAATGATGCAGATATTTTCTGTACTGACGCTTGATCAATAATGTAAAGCATATAATCTCACTAATTTATGAACAGCAGTGATGCTCCTACTCATGTTCAGTGGCAATGATACTGCTCCTCATGTTATTGTAAACATGACTCATGGTGATGTAAAACACTCATGATGAAGcagcacatccgtgattgataCACACTTTTAGTCCTCGGCTTAAAGAAAAACGCTACGTTTATCTGATTCATTTGTTCTTGTTCATTTGTACTTGGTTACTGAGTTTAACCCAGTAGATGACGATAAAATCATGACATATGACCTGGAGGCTGCACTTTACGCACACATCGCTATCGGCGTTTCCGTTTGTatctgagattttatttattttatctgtttCTCTTTGGAACAGGTGACCACTGTATGACTCTATAAGCTGTTGGAACtacattttgtgtgtaaataGACTGTCACTGCACTGCTCTCATGAACACGAAACTGTGGCATTTAAGGACATGTTTACAGCTCAAACATGTACAGCCaattactgtttttgtttgtttgtttgttttcctcaaGAACACTGGAATGTTGAATGCAAACCGTGATTCTCTGATCTGTTTTCTATCGTAGCttcccttcttccttttttataaTGTCCACTTCAGAGCCTTTCatgtctttaaacaataaattcAGCCTTTACTGCTAAAACACGACtcaagtttttctttcatttctaacatctgatttttttttttttttatgtgtattcCTTGATGGTTATGAAATATATAGCTGATTCCAGATCAGacacaaaaaataattactgaaatgtctctccttctctcaggAGCACTTGAATGGAGAAACTGGAACAGTGTTATGAGTAAGAGAACAGTTTTAACAACAGTTAGCCACCGAACATATTCTTCCCTTTTAAATCTCCATCCATCTAGTGAAGTCATGCACCTATTGTTTTAAGAGACAATAGATTTAAACTTCTTTGTACACTGTGAGGGTAAAAAGCACACTACTGTGTTTTGCAAGTCAGGTACTAATGttgagtgaggaggtctggggtgcagaaGACATTGCAGGTCATCCCAAAAGTGTTTATTGGGTATGAGGTCAGGTTTCTCAAGCCCACACTATCTTTCTGCAGGAAAATCAGGTTTTTCCACACCAACCTCCTATCTTGCTGTAACAGGTTTGGGTCCTTGGGTTCAAGGAATCAAAATGTATTGGAAGAAAATGGGAAAGACCCATTTTAGAATCAGGtatattggccaagtgtgttgacgcacacaaggaatttggttccagctgttggtaactctcaaaagtacagacataacactatactatacatttagtttggactatacaagacaagacaaaacagactatacgaTGTGATGCAATATAGACAGTACGGGTATTAAACATGAATACAGAAAacatgactgatcagttatgtacataaagtgtgagagtgcatgatagtgcaaataacagtattgtgcaatattatgctttttgtacatagtagtaatacagcagtagtgtgtgtattatatacagatgatgtgactgacttctgataatgcagtactagttaatcagggtgattgtctggggaaataaactgttcctgtgtctggcaatTTTATAAGTGGTGGTTTCTGCCATATAGTGTAGAgctaatttttaataataataataataataataataataataataataataaattattattattgttattgttattgttgttgacGTTTTTTTCGCACACTCGTGCAGTCTCGTGCTGCCGTCTTGTGAATTGCCTCCAGAAATCCTGCGTCATCGGTGTAATTCCTCTGCTTCTCCACCAGAGAGCAGCATTTTAATGGCAACATAAAGAACTACAATCGATTTGTTTAAAGCGGCGACGTGGAAAGTTTGAAACTGTGCTACGTGACAACATCACGAGGGCTCATAGTATACATTTTACACGTTTCACCGTCTTTACGGAAGCATGCGTGTGAAGATTTGGAAGACGCCTGAATATTATAAAGGTTAGTGGACTTGAAGTATAGGAGAAAACTGAACCGAACGCGATGGACGGAGCTGCGGCTGTTATTTTAATCTCTCTCGCGATGTTTGTGGGATGTTTTCTGCTCGGACTTATTCCACTACTGGTCAACTTTTCCCAGGTAACAGCAAACCTGTCATATTCCACATGCATCAAACATATAtcaactctaaaaaaaaaaaaataataataatcataatataaCGCTGTTCGTGTCAGACTCTTCTTGTGAAATCattaagacttttattttgtaaatattctcTAATAATCAGGTGACGTTTTGGACTGGCATTGACCGCATAAAAAGATCAAATCAATATCGTTTTGAGTATAAATGTAACGTCTGTGCTTTTGCCTAAataccttttgttttatttttagtagaTTTAagttttgtattaaaaatactTTTCTAATCCCTAACAGAAGAAGCAGCAGTTTATTACCgtgctgggggcggggcttctgtGTGGCACCGCCCTCGCGATTATTATTCCAGAGGGGGTGGAGCTACTTGAGGGGTCTTTCAGGGGtgagtactgtactgtaacttaAAGCCTGATCCAGAATGAATGGGCACTTTTACAAAGTTAATATGTATTACTGATGAATACTCTTATAAACAAAGACATCTGAGCCATATCTATTTTTTCTGTTACTATTAATGCTATTGTTCAAAATATTAATCAGATCTTGATCCACCTTTAATTAGGCTGATACTCAGTATGGTCCTCCTGTGTTATTTCTAGGTTTGCCTCAGTACAGATACTGGTATTGTTTGTATAATCATATATTTGCTTCCGGGTGTAAAAATGCTCTCGATACTTTATAAACCGTGTTCTGTGAAGATAGATCTTACAGACACTGTTTAAATGCCATGACAAGTTCAATTAAAACTCAGACTCAATAAACTTAAGCTCGTTGTTGAATAAAATGTTCCCTGATGCTCCTGATCGATAATTAATACCAAGTACTAAGTTTAATATGGATCATTGTTTCTTCTGTCTCACtggaaatttttatttatattaaatggaaggtttttttttttttttttgagaaatatACTTGTCTGGACTTTTTTCTACAGATTCATTTTGCTCAGCTGTGACAGCTAGACTAAATGCCTCTGATGCGAATGCTATTCTCAAGCCTTCCACAGAGAAAGGACTGCGTCCACACGTCTTCATTGGAGCATCACTGGTCCTGGGCTTCACATTGATGTTTGTGGTTGATCAGATTGCTGACTACTGTTCCTCACATGGTAAACAGCATGAGTTAGTCTATGTTTCCACATACAGCAAATCACAGCAAGAGCCAGCAGAGATGGTTAATTTTCAAAAAAGACAGCTACCATTAGAGTTATGCTAATATGGAGTGACTTGGTATACGTGAGTATAAAAAGCAGAGTGCACGCTGTTTCTCCTTCATCTCGTATATGATCCAGAtacacactgctgaattttatacacaaacacgaAATCTCCCCCAAACGCTTTGGTTGTAGCATCATAGAAACAGATTTGGTATGCTAACCCCTGATAAAaggttattactatggcaaacAGTAGTAGGAACGCCTCCTGTTGACATCATATTACAGCAATAAAATCAATTTCCTGCAGGTCTAATGATCCGTCATTGAGATTAAAGCTTCTGTTTTTCTGATCTTCATGATTATCTTGTTATAATACGAGAGCATAAAGTCAACATTAGatgatttcaattcaattcatttgtatagcgctttttacaatagacattgtctcaaagcagctttacagaacaaacatagagcagaaggtaaacataattaatgataaaggaaataacgaataagaaaagaaataagaattaacagaataaaaattctagattatttgTATTTGCTGCACCATTACCTAAAGAATCATGTCCATATTTAACTTTGCTAAATATCCGTTGCTTTCCTCATGTAGTTTCAGTTTTCTCtcaatgcaatttttttaagaGCCCTACAGGACAAGTATAACAGCATTCCTTCTATGTCTCTCCTTTTCTAGTCTCACGTACGAGCGTATACAGTGGCAGCACCACAGCGACTCTGGGTCTCCTCATTCATGCAGCAGGTTCTATcaacaaatatgttttattttaggcttcagaaaaaaaataatacacatcCTGACAGCTAATTAAATGAAGAGCGGATTGGGTTTCTTTGTCCCAGACTGAAAGATCCAGTCCACGAGATAAGCAGGATGTTAGGAAACTTGACGATTTCTGCATCCCAGGACTCGAACTGTCTGTAATTTAtcttctctttttgtctgtcttcgTAGCTGATGGTATGGCTCTAGGTGCAGCTGTTGCTTCATCTCAAGTGTCAGTTCAGGTCATTGTCTTCTTTGCTGTGATTTTGCACAAGGTAAGATTTCTGTAACCACTATGTACTCACCAGGGTGGaaaaacatgacatttttaaTTGAAGTAAaggttctttctttttattgctTAATTCACCTAATTCCTAAAATTAACAAAATCTATATTGtacaaagtttattttaaataaagcgTGACTGTGATCTTTTTTCATTTGTcagccaagaaaaaaaatgtgtcagtCCACATTTTCTTTCCGTGATAAAATGGGTTAAAGGCATTAAGCCACTAGTCACAGACACCTCTAGAAAACCCTGAACACGTTGGGAACATGAACTGCAAGGTTTAATCAATAACATGGTGCTGAACACCAGTAACGTCTCTAAATACGGACACAATTTTAAGGATTCTTACTTCACTTTCTGTCCAGGCCCCAGCTGCGTTCGGTCTCGTCTCATTCCTCATGCACGCAGGATTGGAGAAAAGCACAGTTCAGAAGCATTTGCTGGCTTTTTCATGTGCAGCACCTCTGACTGCGATCAGCACCTACTTCATCCTAACTGCGGTAAGACCTTATGGAGGAGAGCTGGCTTGTGATTACCAGGTGTTTGATTATTCAAAAAAAATTTAGTTTGTCTTCTTTTCGCTGCTTTGTTTATTAATGCTCGAAATAACTGTTTAAAACATCTTCAACATTTATCCTGCACATAACATATAGCTAACCGATCTAGCTCATGGTGATAGAAATAAtagtggggatgtggtagctcagtggttaaggtgttcgactactgatcggaaggtcattggtttgaatcccaggtccaccaagttgccactgcagggcccctgagcaaggcccttaaccctcaattgctcaggtatataaactgaaataaaaaaaccgTAAGTCTGTAAATGTAATAGTCACCACAAGATTTGACGTCTCACCTGAGAAGCGacttattaattttttttttaaaccgtgTAGATGGGTGGATCTTCACAGCAGCGTCTGGGTATGACAGGGATCGGCATGCTGGTCTCTGCTGGGACTTTCCTTTATGTGGCTACAGTGCATGTGCTGCCTGAGATTAACAGCAGAGGGCAGCTGAGATCCAGCCCCGTCCACCACCATGCAGGAACAGGAGCGTACCATCACGCAGGTCTCGGGTTAATGGAAAGCATCACGCTGGTCGCTGGAGCTGGACTTCCTGTGCTCTTAGCCCTCTGCCTACCTGACGAATGAAGAACTGTTATGTTGCCAAAGATTATCCGTTGGACATGAATGTATTATAACTCATTGATAATGCTCAATGATCGAGTATTCAGAATTCTTATTGTATTTTTGACAATCCCTGAACACAGCGGTACTGAGTTTTTATAGCTCATGTGCACTAGCCATATTTAATTGCACTATTAATATCTTTTAGTGTTGGGTCACAGACTTCaagaacaataaacattaagaTTTTGTTTCTGATGCAGTCCTAGTTTTTCTTTGCACCTACTCTGTCATTAATTTCAGCATTTGCATGACATGACCTTTGCTCCTCAGCACCATCCAGAAGTGGAGTGAAAAATTGTGATTTCTGCTCAATTAGTGAAATTAAAGAGCCCAAATCTGTTCAtgtaagagagaaaaagaacagtCTCTGTCATTCTAGATCCCACACATTGACATGGAGAGAACACATGAACCTTGACACACGCCGGAACCCTGGTTTCCAGTTAGTCAaggttaaaaagaaatgtaatcaCCACCTACCCCACAGCACTCGAGTCTCTAATTCTTCCCAACATGCAGGAAGTGGTTCTGTCCTGATTACTGAATGTATATAGAGTAACAGCCAATTTTAATGGGtaaagagaacagaaaacaaaaacagcagtttGTATAAATTACTTGACACAAATCAACCCAGACAAGCCAAAAACATTTTCTTGAAGTTGAATTCATCGTTTGTTTCCCCCTAAGCTTCTCAAACACTGCATGAAGAGCCTAGAGTTTCTCCTGAATGGTATGACCTAAATAGATGAAAGCTGTTTATTATAAGAAACTGATTCATAAGTGTATGCGCTTGCACAGCTCCTCTCTCCAACATCAAGGCTTTTCTATCGAGATGCTGCTATGGCTCAGAGATCATCAATGAACGAATCAATCGATTTCCTGTCTGTGAAACAGCTGTACTGCAATCAGCCTTAACATTCAACACCATTCATGCAGCTTGTGAGATTACATCAGCAGCTTCAACAGAAAAATGACAAGAAATACTGGTGATAAGATTAGGTTAATGCAAGGTCAGTTTCTACAAATACACATTCACAGCTACATGCAGAAATAATTCAGATGCCTTAAGACAGTCGTGTCAAAAGAGTTTGGTGTAGAGGGCCGTGTTACACTTGATCCAGTGGCAAGTGAGCTGCACAAAAAAGATCAGTTTAGTGATCATATGGTTGTTCATTTCACCAGAAATGATCTGAAAATAAAGGCACACATGGACTAAACACACAGTCAGGACTAAAAGTATTTGTACATTGAGAAAAGCTACCATCTAATTCAGCCCTAGACTTAGATGGTAGATTGAATAGCTGAGCAGCCAATTGCTTTTGGGTCCTTAGAAAGGGCTGCTGTAAAAATGCTGTCACACTGATGATCTCAGGAACATCAAAACACTTAGAAGACCGATGGAAAACAACTTTAGTTTTATTGCCCAGCACTAATCTGTCCAGTTACTTTAGTTCAGAAGCAAACTCacaaagaaatctaaaaatatattcattagtTCAGATCCAAATATTTATGATTGTAGAATGCCTCCGTCATTAGACGTCATTACCGAGAAAACAGAATTTCACTGAGAtggattttaaatgtaattttgttcaagtttatttgaatttaaaatacTACTTTAAATCCATACATGAGGTGCAGTTAGAGCCTGTTATGGGGCTGTTTGGCAAACACCAAGGGTTCTTCAGAAATCATGAAGACTATTTAAAACATATCAAACCTTGCATTTTCCTATACATCCTTACCACAAGTGTGAGGTATAAACTATAAGGCCAGTATTCATGAAAAGGGTTCTTAgaaagttctttaaaaaaaaatcttagaaatgtgggcgtTTCTCCTTAAAATGACAAAGATGATCATAGTAAAGATAAGTTATTCACAAAGAATCTTAACCCTTAAGGCGCTCATAAGGAGGCCAAAAAAAAGTTCCTgtagcagaggagaaaatgtccaaaaattgaagatggagaagaaatgtattggatatatttaataattacatttacagcatttggcagatgcccttttccagagcgacCTACACAAGTGCTTAAATCTAACATTGTTtaaagttacaataaaaaaaggaatattaaTAAGACGTTATGGATTAGATCATGtcaggattatttttgtgagcAATACACCAACATCTCAGCAACAGAGCCGAAATGCCatagaaatgatataatttggcTTTAGACATTTCTGCGCtttgtcagagatgtttacattacatttataacatgcaGAGGTTAGCGCATCTCTAATGTGACTGGacacgaacgtaatccctacatgatataGCCTCAAATATATTAACAGAGACAAagtaaaggtttataatagaccagattttaaaagcgctcctttttttttattggacaaccaatcacagtcttcaaaagaatgcatcatacctagtaacaggttaaaCCCCGCCTCCTCTATGATGTTGTTGTATTGTCCTTGTTCAGAGTTGCACTGTGATCGGTCCCGAATCTCTCTaaagataagattcctagtaAGACATtattaagctaaattaggagctcggAGATCATTCTCAGAATCTGTATGAATACAGGCCCTGATTATAAGGCATTTAAAATTTGGCTAAACAATCTTTGTACTTGGTTCAAAGGAAAGACCAAAAACCAGAGCACCTTTTAGACATTAATTGCAATAAGTATAATAAACATTACCTTATACTGATTAAATTAATACACAGCCAAGTGAGTGAGTAGATTACAAAAAAGTAAATCAGTAAATGATTATTGAACCCAGCCATCAGTTTCATCATACCTTAATCACAGAGCCTTGTCTGCACTTCCTCTGTAGTATAAAGCTCAATCCCCCTGCTGCAAAATCACCAGATGTGGAACACTATCTAAACATCAGCTTGGCTCTTGAAATCTGCTTAGAGAACACTGGAAGATTTcgcaaaaataaaaagtttgcaGCTCCAGATTTTATTGCAGAGACTCATCCAAGAGCCACCATAGCAGCATCACAGTGCAGCGTGCCGAATCTCTGGCATGATGATGAAGgagaaggaaatgaaaaaagacTAGAGAGAGAACACCGACCTTTTCACCCTATACACAAATACAAGAGTGatagaaagggaaaaaaactggTATATGTAATACGTCTGGCCTTCATCATGGTACCGGGCATTTACCTTGTTGTTAAATGTTTCGAATGCTGGGGTTCATGCATACAAATCTTTGTATCCTCACAATCCAGGTCTGTTTTCAGGTTGCATGCACTTTCCCTGAAACTGAGGCACTTATTTTGTAAGTAAAGCAAAACcaaaaatgtttagaattaaatctctttatttaataatatatacatgCTTTTACTTAAAGCCGTACATAAGAGatttcactttttcttttttaaatggctTGTTaagaaatagataaaaaaataatacttcTTAAAATAACTATAGTTTTAACTGAGTGCATGGTTACGTTTCCACAGCACAAGCATGAGCCCTGTGTATCTGTAACTACGGGAAGGTTCTACATTAGTACAAACACTTCttaaaaacaatgttaaatataaaagcTAAGAgcctaaaatacaaaacattttttctattGCTATATCAAACCGAACAAATAAACTCTAAACACTCGGGGAAAAAAAAGGGCAGAAAACCACAAACTAATAAATTGCTGGGTTTTTTTGGCTTACACGATGGCTTTTGTTTGACAAAAGTTAAATCTGTCTTCGATGAAGTTCTGGCAAAATGTATCCAGTAAATACATAGTGTTCTCTTCCCATCACAGACCCTGTAACACAACGTCTGTTCCAATGTTCTTCTGCATAAGTGATATTTGCTCTTGAGAGAGCAGTTATGTTATATAGTTCTGTTCATCTTAAATTCTGGATCCATGTGTTTC harbors:
- the LOC113655328 gene encoding zinc transporter ZIP9, whose product is MDGAAAVILISLAMFVGCFLLGLIPLLVNFSQKKQQFITVLGAGLLCGTALAIIIPEGVELLEGSFRDSFCSAVTARLNASDANAILKPSTEKGLRPHVFIGASLVLGFTLMFVVDQIADYCSSHVSRTSVYSGSTTATLGLLIHAAADGMALGAAVASSQVSVQVIVFFAVILHKAPAAFGLVSFLMHAGLEKSTVQKHLLAFSCAAPLTAISTYFILTAMGGSSQQRLGMTGIGMLVSAGTFLYVATVHVLPEINSRGQLRSSPVHHHAGTGAYHHAGLGLMESITLVAGAGLPVLLALCLPDE